A genome region from Bacteroidales bacterium includes the following:
- a CDS encoding two-component regulator propeller domain-containing protein encodes MANPLHPPSLFRTFTPNPYADIFMFRKLFYISSLLSPLSSLLSPLSFLLSPISAQSHDYKFRHLTTDQGLTSNNVYVVLKDADGFMWFTTNMGMCRYDGYTMKQFTSDPTDSTSLSGNFLYAEPLVDRSGNIWIGTFESGLSLFDRITGKFTHYKHDPRVNGSIDNNNIWSVYQDSDGVIWVGTYSALNKFDPVTGKFKFFRPSPDHEEDPVNRIYSMLEDLNRDLWIATGRGVFLYNRDTGVFRRFDPASPLTEKLNEQMVFHVMCDNDGDYWFAAEGGLFHYKIKNKELNLFSTQGTGGRTLSGRGVYHVLQDPLDAGIIWITSMWGLNRLNKETGTVEWILNDPDDPFSIGSNTINWTYIDETGKLWVATENAGVAVADLADMHSKDQFFFVPIHPAAPDTIGYSATTFLSDPSGDTWVGTAGGGLYRYDAHLALQSVFMGDQQDHDLLKNAYVFDLFIDPHSNFLIGTYGQGLYIFDTMDHLLTPCSFYPSDTSWMKTYIHDILEDKEGVLWVGTKSGLYYCTENIRTHHALALFDHTDLSVTEVMSFQADQSGRLWTGTAGKGLFCIPEEVNGKNTILHFEHDPEDPQSISSNVILCVYQDDKGILWIGTDRGLNRYTGSNEAFKTYLFPDDPAINFITALREDHNGHLWLETEAGLVRFDPEVPGKNYRIFTLRDGLPLINTTRIPCIEVQMVRC; translated from the coding sequence ATGGCTAATCCCTTGCATCCCCCCTCCCTTTTTCGTACCTTTACTCCCAATCCCTATGCTGACATTTTTATGTTCAGAAAATTATTTTATATCTCCTCTCTCCTCTCTCCTCTCTCCTCTCTCCTCTCTCCTCTCTCCTTTCTCCTCTCACCCATCTCCGCCCAATCCCACGACTACAAATTCCGTCACCTCACTACCGACCAAGGCCTTACCTCCAACAATGTGTATGTCGTGTTGAAAGATGCGGATGGATTCATGTGGTTCACGACCAACATGGGCATGTGCCGGTACGATGGCTATACCATGAAGCAATTTACCAGTGACCCCACGGATTCCACCTCTCTGTCCGGGAATTTTTTATATGCAGAACCACTGGTCGACAGAAGCGGAAACATCTGGATCGGAACATTTGAGAGCGGGCTCAGCCTATTCGACCGGATCACGGGTAAATTCACCCATTATAAACATGATCCGCGGGTTAATGGCAGTATTGATAATAACAATATCTGGTCAGTTTACCAGGACAGCGACGGGGTCATCTGGGTAGGGACCTACTCTGCCCTTAATAAGTTTGATCCTGTCACCGGTAAGTTCAAGTTTTTCCGTCCGTCACCGGATCATGAGGAAGATCCTGTCAATAGGATCTATTCCATGCTCGAGGACTTAAACCGTGATCTGTGGATTGCCACTGGCAGAGGCGTGTTCCTGTACAACAGGGATACCGGGGTGTTCAGACGCTTTGATCCGGCTTCACCTCTGACGGAAAAGCTCAACGAACAGATGGTTTTTCATGTCATGTGTGATAACGATGGAGACTATTGGTTTGCAGCAGAAGGGGGTTTGTTTCACTACAAGATAAAGAATAAAGAATTGAATTTATTTTCAACTCAGGGTACTGGTGGAAGAACATTGAGCGGAAGGGGAGTTTACCATGTTCTTCAGGACCCTTTGGATGCCGGAATAATATGGATAACATCCATGTGGGGACTGAACCGGTTGAACAAAGAGACCGGTACGGTTGAATGGATCCTGAATGACCCGGATGATCCGTTCAGTATAGGTAGCAACACCATCAACTGGACATACATAGACGAAACCGGGAAACTCTGGGTGGCCACAGAGAATGCCGGAGTTGCAGTGGCCGACCTGGCAGATATGCACTCAAAGGATCAATTTTTTTTCGTCCCTATCCATCCTGCAGCACCGGATACAATCGGATATTCGGCGACCACCTTTCTGTCTGATCCATCAGGAGATACCTGGGTGGGTACTGCTGGTGGAGGATTGTACAGGTATGACGCGCATCTTGCACTGCAGTCAGTCTTCATGGGTGATCAGCAGGACCATGACCTGTTGAAGAATGCCTATGTGTTCGACCTGTTCATCGATCCGCACAGTAATTTTCTGATCGGGACCTATGGCCAGGGATTGTACATTTTCGATACCATGGATCATCTCCTTACTCCCTGCTCGTTCTATCCATCGGATACATCCTGGATGAAAACATACATCCATGACATCCTGGAAGATAAGGAAGGAGTACTGTGGGTGGGAACTAAATCGGGTTTATACTATTGCACAGAGAATATCAGGACGCACCATGCATTGGCACTTTTTGACCACACGGATCTCAGCGTTACAGAAGTCATGTCGTTTCAGGCAGATCAATCCGGCAGGTTATGGACCGGAACCGCCGGCAAGGGTTTGTTTTGCATACCAGAGGAGGTGAATGGCAAAAACACGATCCTTCATTTTGAACACGATCCGGAGGATCCCCAAAGCATAAGTTCCAACGTTATCTTATGTGTTTATCAGGACGATAAGGGAATCCTTTGGATAGGAACCGACCGTGGCTTGAACAGATACACCGGGAGTAACGAAGCATTTAAAACGTATTTATTCCCGGATGATCCGGCGATCAATTTCATCACTGCACTCCGCGAAGACCATAACGGACACTTATGGCTTGAAACGGAAGCAGGGCTGGTCCGGTTTGATCCGGAAGTTCCGGGCAAAAATTACCGGATATTCACCCTACGGGACGGTCTTCCCTTGATAAATACCACCCGTATTCCCTGCATCGAAGTTCAGATGGTAAGATGTTGA
- a CDS encoding HAMP domain-containing sensor histidine kinase → MPPFWKTPWVWVFYFAFGAALTYTWRRYDLKRQRLKQQLALERLESEKLKELDSLKSRFFANISHEFRTPLTLILGPLQKLFSNAPDEETRQDLSIMQRNARRLQNLINELLDLSKLESGKMELHTSTENIVELVKSYVQQFESLAKHKGITLEFRSERDDIPAWVDRDKIEKILYNLLGNAFKFTDMGGRIELAVSSWQLAEGAGNIANCQLSTANLPEQCIVITVSDTGAGIPPEKLPHIFDRFYQADDSYTTDSQGTGIGLALTKELVELHGGTITVEIVVNRGSVFRVFLPVSNITSPPLPPLLKERGRRGQGVKGGEVQPTTDNQEPATWNVQPATRNAEPETRNPEPGTSNSHCRRQRRLAPVYKGYTRAGLPDAGGGKRKAGAGEGD, encoded by the coding sequence ATGCCGCCATTTTGGAAAACACCATGGGTCTGGGTTTTTTATTTTGCCTTTGGTGCAGCACTTACCTATACCTGGAGGCGGTATGATCTGAAGCGTCAGCGCCTGAAGCAGCAACTTGCCCTGGAGCGCCTTGAATCAGAAAAGCTCAAGGAGCTCGACAGCCTAAAGTCCCGCTTTTTCGCCAACATCTCCCATGAGTTCCGTACTCCGCTCACATTAATTCTCGGCCCGCTGCAAAAGTTGTTCTCCAATGCCCCGGATGAAGAAACCCGGCAAGACCTCTCCATCATGCAGCGCAATGCCCGGCGGTTGCAGAACCTGATCAATGAGTTGCTGGACCTTTCCAAACTGGAATCCGGTAAAATGGAACTTCATACCTCCACAGAAAACATTGTCGAGCTGGTAAAAAGCTACGTTCAGCAGTTCGAATCATTGGCAAAACACAAGGGGATCACGCTTGAATTCAGATCGGAAAGGGATGACATCCCTGCCTGGGTTGACCGCGATAAGATCGAGAAGATCCTGTATAATTTGCTGGGGAATGCGTTTAAGTTTACGGATATGGGAGGGAGGATCGAGTTGGCAGTTAGCAGTTGGCAGTTGGCAGAAGGAGCTGGGAATATTGCCAACTGCCAATTGTCAACTGCCAACTTGCCTGAACAGTGCATTGTCATTACCGTCTCCGACACCGGAGCTGGCATCCCGCCTGAAAAACTCCCCCACATCTTCGATCGTTTTTACCAGGCGGATGATTCCTATACCACAGACAGCCAGGGCACCGGCATCGGGCTCGCCCTGACAAAGGAGCTTGTGGAGCTGCATGGGGGGACGATTACGGTGGAGATCGTTGTGAATCGGGGGAGCGTGTTTCGGGTATTTCTGCCGGTAAGCAACATCACCTCACCCCCCTTACCCCCTCTCCTTAAGGAGAGGGGGAGAAGGGGGCAGGGGGTTAAAGGGGGTGAGGTACAACCGACAACCGACAATCAAGAACCTGCAACCTGGAACGTGCAACCTGCAACCCGAAACGCGGAACCCGAAACGCGAAACCCGGAACCCGGAACCTCTAATTCTCATTGTCGAAGACAACGCCGACTTGCGCCTGTATATAAGGGGTATACTCGGGCAGGATTACCGGATGCTGGAGGCGGGAAACGGAAGGCAGGGGCTGGAGAAGGCGATTGA
- a CDS encoding response regulator has translation MRLYIRGILGQDYRMLEAGNGRQGLEKAIEHVPDLVLTDVMMPEMDGYELTRKLKSDERTSHIPVIILTARAGMESKIEGLETGADDFITKPFDPEELKVRIQNLILQRKKLKEKFLSELGMAFEEVAKPEKRENPVSMDQRFLLRARSVVENHLGDEAFDVECFSDEMHLSRTQMHRKLRALINQSATEFIRTVRLNRARMLLSNKTGNISEIALEVGFSNPAYFAECFRKQYGQTPSEYIHYQKQNSNH, from the coding sequence TTGCGCCTGTATATAAGGGGTATACTCGGGCAGGATTACCGGATGCTGGAGGCGGGAAACGGAAGGCAGGGGCTGGAGAAGGCGATTGAACATGTACCCGACTTGGTTTTGACCGATGTGATGATGCCGGAGATGGATGGGTATGAGCTGACGCGAAAACTGAAAAGCGATGAGCGGACCAGCCATATCCCGGTGATCATCCTGACGGCACGGGCGGGGATGGAAAGCAAGATTGAAGGATTGGAGACCGGAGCGGATGATTTTATCACCAAACCGTTCGATCCGGAAGAGCTCAAGGTTAGGATACAGAACCTGATCTTGCAACGTAAAAAACTGAAGGAGAAGTTCCTGAGTGAACTGGGAATGGCTTTTGAAGAAGTTGCTAAGCCAGAAAAACGGGAGAACCCTGTCTCCATGGATCAGCGCTTCCTGCTCAGGGCACGATCGGTGGTAGAAAATCATCTGGGGGATGAAGCATTTGATGTTGAATGCTTTAGCGATGAAATGCATCTGAGCCGGACACAGATGCACCGTAAGCTTCGGGCATTGATCAACCAGTCGGCCACCGAGTTTATTCGTACCGTTCGCCTGAATCGTGCCCGGATGCTCCTTAGCAACAAGACCGGAAACATTTCTGAGATAGCCCTTGAGGTGGGCTTTTCTAATCCCGCTTACTTTGCTGAATGCTTCCGCAAGCAATACGGGCAAACTCCTTCTGAGTATATACATTACCAAAAGCAAAATTCTAATCATTAG
- a CDS encoding AAA family ATPase, translated as MDKLFQYSSARIQSVTLEFKRYLLDKITWNNRLIALTGARGIGKTTLLLQFIKENLNKDSGEVIYASLDDLYFSKTTLVEFADEFVKRGGRYLFFDEIHKYRNWSQEIKNIYDYFSELKIVITGSSALDIYKGAADLSRRAVLYRMQGLSFREFIHLKYGHQFPVLELENLLGDPAGSITPVLKVIKPIRFFEEYIQKGYYPFFIEDEQTYFDRLRQTVNHILDSDLPSVEKIDFVAVHHLRTLLSIISEIVPFKPNILKLSQQVGVSRETLTKYIYLLTRADLLLLLQSGNFGISRMNKPEKIYLNNPNLMYAISYNQVNAGTVRETFLFNQLKNNHKIAYTDKGDFLVDNKYIIETGGKNKPQKQIAGIDNAYIAADNIEFAYQNKIPLWLFGFLY; from the coding sequence ATGGATAAGTTATTTCAGTACTCCTCTGCACGTATACAGTCTGTTACGCTCGAATTCAAAAGATACTTGTTGGATAAGATCACCTGGAATAACCGGCTGATCGCGTTGACCGGTGCCAGGGGGATTGGGAAAACAACCCTGCTGTTGCAATTCATCAAAGAAAACCTGAATAAAGATTCAGGAGAGGTAATCTATGCCAGTCTGGATGATCTTTATTTTTCCAAGACCACCCTGGTAGAGTTTGCGGATGAATTCGTGAAAAGAGGAGGACGATATTTGTTTTTTGATGAGATCCACAAGTACCGTAACTGGTCTCAGGAAATTAAGAACATTTATGATTATTTCAGTGAGCTTAAAATTGTGATTACCGGTTCTTCAGCACTGGATATTTATAAAGGAGCCGCCGACCTGAGCAGGAGGGCGGTCTTGTACAGAATGCAGGGCCTATCGTTTCGTGAGTTCATCCATTTAAAATATGGGCATCAATTTCCTGTTCTGGAACTTGAAAATCTCCTGGGAGATCCTGCCGGTTCTATCACACCTGTACTGAAGGTCATTAAACCAATCAGGTTTTTTGAAGAATATATCCAGAAAGGGTATTATCCATTTTTCATCGAAGATGAGCAAACGTATTTTGATCGGTTGAGGCAAACCGTAAATCATATTCTTGACTCCGATCTGCCATCAGTTGAGAAAATCGATTTCGTTGCGGTTCATCATCTGCGAACTTTGCTATCCATTATTTCAGAAATAGTTCCTTTTAAACCAAACATATTGAAATTGAGCCAACAAGTCGGTGTAAGCCGGGAAACCCTTACGAAATATATTTATCTTCTTACCAGGGCAGATTTGCTGTTGCTACTGCAGTCGGGGAACTTCGGAATAAGCCGGATGAATAAACCTGAAAAAATATACCTGAACAATCCAAACCTGATGTACGCAATTTCTTACAACCAGGTAAATGCAGGAACTGTCCGGGAAACGTTTTTATTCAATCAACTCAAGAATAATCATAAGATTGCTTACACTGATAAAGGAGACTTCCTCGTCGATAATAAATACATTATTGAAACGGGAGGCAAAAATAAACCCCAAAAACAGATTGCCGGTATAGATAACGCATACATTGCGGCCGATAATATTGAATTTGCCTATCAGAACAAAATCCCATTGTGGCTATTCGGTTTTCTCTATTAA
- a CDS encoding right-handed parallel beta-helix repeat-containing protein has protein sequence MKTICLLFCCALLSLPGIQAQIIHVPGDETTIQEGINAASDGDTVLVDTGTYYENINFNGKAITVASHFIFSGDTSDIVNTIIDGSQPEDPALGSVVTFESGEDTTSVLVGFTITGGTGTCFPYYQARVGGGILCYPAGAKIENNSIQYNSIQTDGTGFGAGISMDGDDWIVIRNNKIRHNTTEAFDGTSGGGLDIWGNAIICDNEISHNTSHSTGNSIACFGGGISCNGSYREIELEICRNTISFNKVLSESNYLDGGAGGGIAIYQDCSGKISGNIISDNEVSGLNNCYGPGVILEGTSNSLLFDGNYILRNTYSNGNCKGGGINFWLGTAMVVNNIICENSATMGGGIYINEESPDILQIISNTVVNNTASETGEGIHCNYTDTALVLNTIFCENEASFQPEIALYQGDLEVHYCDVMGGWEEGVGNINADPGFMDDHFHLDPNGSECINKGTDSFQMSGEWYYAPEVDYEQDPRPDTCSFISDIGADEVMYDCVGMEELQAASCKLQVAGFSESGLWKIRDQISVGNRQ, from the coding sequence ATGAAAACAATATGTTTATTATTCTGCTGTGCACTGCTCTCCCTACCTGGGATCCAGGCCCAGATCATCCATGTCCCCGGCGACGAGACCACCATCCAGGAAGGGATCAATGCAGCCTCCGATGGTGATACCGTTTTGGTTGATACGGGAACATATTATGAAAATATCAACTTCAATGGCAAAGCCATAACCGTGGCCAGTCATTTCATTTTCAGCGGGGATACCAGCGATATTGTCAATACGATCATCGACGGCAGTCAACCCGAAGATCCAGCCCTGGGATCGGTCGTGACGTTTGAATCGGGAGAAGATACAACCTCGGTACTAGTTGGATTTACAATTACCGGAGGTACCGGAACCTGTTTCCCTTACTATCAGGCCAGGGTGGGCGGTGGGATCCTCTGTTACCCTGCTGGAGCGAAAATTGAGAATAACTCTATTCAATATAATTCGATACAAACTGATGGAACAGGTTTTGGTGCCGGGATCTCGATGGACGGGGATGACTGGATCGTTATCAGGAACAATAAGATAAGGCATAATACGACCGAAGCATTTGATGGAACGAGTGGCGGAGGCCTGGATATCTGGGGAAACGCCATCATCTGTGACAATGAAATAAGCCATAATACAAGTCATTCAACAGGCAACAGTATTGCTTGTTTTGGAGGAGGGATCAGCTGCAATGGTTCTTATAGAGAGATTGAACTGGAAATATGCAGAAATACTATTTCCTTCAATAAAGTTTTATCCGAATCAAATTATTTGGATGGCGGGGCAGGCGGTGGGATAGCGATATATCAGGATTGTTCGGGAAAGATTTCAGGCAACATCATCTCCGACAATGAAGTCAGCGGATTGAATAATTGCTATGGCCCGGGTGTCATTTTGGAAGGGACCAGTAATTCCCTGCTGTTTGATGGTAATTATATCCTGCGAAATACCTATTCCAACGGCAACTGTAAAGGGGGAGGAATCAACTTCTGGCTGGGTACTGCGATGGTCGTGAACAATATCATATGCGAGAACAGCGCAACAATGGGAGGTGGGATCTATATTAACGAAGAATCTCCGGATATCCTCCAGATCATTAGCAATACCGTTGTGAATAACACGGCTTCGGAAACTGGAGAAGGGATCCATTGCAACTACACGGATACTGCTCTTGTCCTGAACACGATTTTTTGCGAAAACGAGGCCTCGTTCCAACCAGAGATCGCTCTTTACCAGGGAGATCTGGAGGTCCATTATTGCGATGTGATGGGAGGATGGGAGGAGGGAGTTGGCAATATCAATGCAGACCCGGGATTCATGGATGACCACTTTCATCTGGATCCCAATGGAAGTGAATGCATCAATAAGGGTACCGATTCATTTCAGATGTCCGGGGAGTGGTATTATGCTCCGGAAGTTGATTATGAACAGGACCCACGGCCTGATACCTGCTCTTTCATATCTGATATTGGTGCGGATGAAGTGATGTATGATTGTGTGGGGATGGAGGAGCTGCAAGCTGCAAGCTGCAAGCTGCAGGTTGCAGGTTTTTCCGAATCCGGCCTTTGGAAGATCAGAGATCAAATATCAGTTGGCAATAGGCAGTAG
- a CDS encoding T9SS type A sorting domain-containing protein, whose amino-acid sequence MIVWGWRSCKLQAASCRLQVFPNPAFGRSEIKYQLAIGSRQLAVNRNVRITLHEISGQQVRMLLNEVQLPGEHTLYYDTSGLPAGIYVIRLQAGDRVATQKLIVFSN is encoded by the coding sequence ATGATTGTGTGGGGATGGAGGAGCTGCAAGCTGCAAGCTGCAAGCTGCAGGTTGCAGGTTTTTCCGAATCCGGCCTTTGGAAGATCAGAGATCAAATATCAGTTGGCAATAGGCAGTAGGCAGTTGGCAGTAAATAGAAATGTCAGAATCACATTGCATGAGATCTCCGGACAGCAGGTCCGTATGCTTCTTAACGAGGTTCAGCTGCCCGGGGAACATACCCTGTATTATGACACGTCGGGGCTGCCGGCGGGGATCTATGTGATCCGGCTGCAGGCGGGGGATCGTGTGGCAACGCAGAAGCTCATCGTTTTTTCTAATTGA